From the Streptococcus oralis ATCC 35037 genome, one window contains:
- a CDS encoding DUF1189 domain-containing protein, giving the protein MLPYPFSYFSSIWGFRKPLSKRFGLNWFQLLFTSIFLISLSMIPIAIQNSSQETYPLDTFIDNVYTPLTDEAIMDLSENAQIVDGKLSYAGTKNQQASLLIGPSPSTELPKDLQLHFDTEELIISKESKELTRIRYHAIQTESFQSKEALTQAISKDWYQQNRVYISLFLVLGASFLFGLNFFIVSLGASLLLYITKKSRLFSFRSFKECYHFILNCLGLPTLITLVLGLFGQNMTTLITVQNILFILYLVTIFYKTHYRDPDYHK; this is encoded by the coding sequence ATGCTTCCATATCCATTTTCATATTTTTCAAGTATTTGGGGATTTCGTAAGCCCCTGTCAAAACGTTTTGGACTCAACTGGTTTCAACTCCTCTTTACTAGCATTTTCCTCATCAGCTTGTCTATGATTCCAATTGCCATCCAAAACAGCTCACAGGAAACGTATCCACTGGATACCTTTATCGATAATGTCTACACACCCCTGACAGATGAAGCAATCATGGATTTGTCGGAGAATGCGCAGATAGTAGATGGAAAACTGAGCTATGCTGGAACTAAAAATCAGCAAGCTTCTCTTCTGATTGGTCCAAGTCCAAGTACGGAATTGCCAAAGGATTTGCAACTTCATTTTGATACTGAAGAACTCATCATCAGCAAGGAAAGCAAGGAACTGACCCGCATTCGCTACCACGCCATTCAAACGGAGAGTTTCCAGAGTAAGGAAGCTTTAACCCAGGCTATTTCTAAAGACTGGTATCAACAGAACCGTGTCTATATCAGTCTCTTTCTCGTCCTTGGTGCTAGCTTCCTCTTTGGATTGAATTTCTTCATTGTCTCTCTTGGAGCTAGTCTTCTCCTTTATATCACCAAAAAATCACGCCTCTTTTCATTTAGGAGCTTTAAAGAGTGCTACCATTTTATCTTGAACTGTTTAGGATTACCAACTTTGATTACGCTTGTTTTGGGACTTTTTGGTCAAAATATGACAACCCTTATCACTGTACAAAACATTCTTTTTATTCTTTATCTGGTCACCATCTTTTATAAAACACATTACCGCGATCCAGATTATCATAAATAG
- a CDS encoding ATP-binding protein: MKYILLVGVHGVGKTTLLENLKKDVQFVALSISNLIRQAGNKIQSSDKFTKNIANNQELWKQELANYPFNDNDVVILDGHFTLLNHSKEIVELPFSTFDGLEISKIILKKEHPVIIRERLEKRDNQYWEQELIESFQDSEENQALEFSRLKNIPIFIYDSDLKLGELKNLLNV, encoded by the coding sequence TTGAAATATATTTTATTAGTGGGCGTTCATGGAGTTGGTAAAACCACTTTGTTAGAGAATCTGAAAAAGGATGTGCAATTTGTTGCTTTATCAATCAGTAATTTAATTCGTCAGGCAGGAAATAAAATACAGTCATCCGATAAGTTCACAAAAAATATTGCTAACAATCAAGAACTGTGGAAACAAGAATTAGCGAACTATCCATTTAATGATAATGATGTTGTGATATTGGATGGACATTTTACCCTTTTGAATCATTCGAAGGAAATAGTCGAATTGCCTTTTTCTACTTTTGATGGCTTGGAAATCAGTAAAATTATATTGAAGAAAGAGCATCCTGTAATTATTCGAGAGAGATTAGAGAAAAGGGATAATCAGTACTGGGAACAAGAATTGATTGAGTCTTTTCAAGATAGTGAGGAGAATCAAGCTTTGGAATTCTCTCGTTTAAAAAATATCCCCATTTTTATTTATGATAGTGATTTAAAATTAGGAGAACTCAAAAATCTATTAAATGTCTAG
- a CDS encoding extracellular solute-binding protein, translating to MSSKFMKSAAVLGTATLASLLLVACGSKTADKAADTSSSEAKEITFYVEDQYKAYAEKVAAAYEKESGTKVNIKSGDQLGGLDKLSLDNQSGQAADVMMAPYDRVGSLGTDGQLSEVTLSDGAKTDDKTKSLVTAADGKVYGAPAVIESLVMYYNKDLLKEAPKTFAELEELAKNSKYAFAGEDGKTTAFLADWTNFYYAYGLLAGNGGYVFGQNGKDAKDIGLANDGSITGVNYAKSWYEKWPKGMQDTEGAANLIQTQFQEGKTAAIIDGPWKAQAFKDAKVNYGVATIPTLPNGKEYTPFGGGKAWIIPSSTKNLEAAQKFVDFLVSTEQQKAFYDATNEIPANTEARSYAEGKNDELTTAVIKQFKNAQPMPNISQMSAVWDPAKTMLFDAVSGKKDAKTAANDAVTLIKETIKQKFGE from the coding sequence ATGTCATCTAAATTCATGAAGAGCGCTGCTGTGCTCGGAACTGCTACTCTTGCTAGCTTACTTTTGGTAGCTTGCGGAAGCAAAACTGCTGATAAAGCAGCTGATACTAGCTCATCTGAAGCAAAAGAAATCACTTTCTACGTTGAAGACCAATACAAAGCCTACGCTGAAAAAGTTGCTGCAGCTTATGAAAAAGAATCAGGTACAAAAGTTAACATCAAATCAGGTGACCAACTTGGTGGACTTGACAAACTTTCTCTTGACAACCAATCAGGTCAAGCTGCTGACGTTATGATGGCACCATACGACCGCGTAGGTAGCCTTGGTACTGACGGACAACTTTCAGAAGTTACTTTGAGCGATGGTGCAAAAACAGATGATAAGACTAAATCTCTTGTAACAGCTGCTGACGGTAAAGTTTACGGTGCTCCTGCCGTTATTGAGTCACTTGTTATGTACTACAACAAAGACTTGCTAAAAGAAGCTCCAAAAACTTTTGCTGAATTAGAAGAACTTGCTAAAAACAGCAAATACGCTTTCGCTGGTGAAGATGGCAAAACTACTGCCTTCCTAGCTGACTGGACAAACTTCTACTACGCATATGGACTTCTTGCTGGTAACGGTGGTTACGTATTCGGACAAAACGGTAAAGACGCTAAAGACATCGGTCTTGCAAACGACGGTTCTATCACTGGTGTCAACTACGCTAAATCTTGGTATGAAAAATGGCCTAAAGGTATGCAAGATACTGAAGGTGCTGCAAACTTGATCCAAACTCAATTCCAAGAAGGTAAAACAGCTGCTATCATCGACGGTCCTTGGAAAGCTCAAGCATTCAAAGATGCTAAAGTAAACTACGGTGTTGCTACTATTCCAACTCTTCCAAATGGTAAAGAATACACACCATTCGGTGGTGGTAAAGCTTGGATCATCCCATCAAGCACTAAGAACCTTGAAGCTGCACAAAAATTTGTAGACTTCCTTGTTTCAACTGAACAACAAAAAGCATTCTACGATGCAACTAACGAAATCCCAGCTAACACTGAAGCTCGTTCATACGCTGAAGGTAAAAACGATGAGTTGACAACAGCTGTTATCAAACAGTTCAAGAACGCTCAACCAATGCCAAACATTTCTCAAATGTCAGCAGTTTGGGATCCAGCTAAAACTATGCTCTTTGATGCTGTAAGTGGTAAAAAAGATGCTAAGACAGCTGCTAACGATGCTGTAACATTGATCAAAGAAACAATCAAACAAAAATTTGGTGAATAA
- a CDS encoding LacI family DNA-binding transcriptional regulator has protein sequence MPVTIKDVAKAAGVSPSTVTRVIQNKSTISDETKKRVRKAMKELNYHPNLNARSLVSSYTQVIGLVLPDDSDAFYQNPFFPSVLRGIAQVASENHYAIQIATGKDEKERLNAISQMVYGKRVDGLIFLYAEEEDPLVKLVADEQFPFLILGKSTSPFIPLVDNDNVQAGFDATEYFIKKGCKRIAFVGGTKRLFVTQDRLTGYESALKQHQLPMDTNLTYFATEFLEEKGYQFSELLFNHDPQIDAIITTDSLLAEGVCDYISKHQLTVPVLSFDSVNPRLDLVAYVDINSLELGRVSFETILQIINDAKNNKQICYRQLIGHKIIEK, from the coding sequence ATGCCCGTTACGATTAAAGATGTGGCCAAGGCTGCAGGTGTCTCACCTTCAACTGTAACCCGCGTTATTCAAAACAAATCAACGATTAGTGATGAAACCAAAAAACGAGTTCGCAAGGCAATGAAGGAACTCAACTACCATCCCAATCTCAATGCTCGTAGCCTAGTTAGCAGCTATACTCAGGTTATCGGTTTGGTATTGCCTGACGACTCGGATGCCTTCTACCAAAATCCTTTCTTCCCGTCTGTCCTTCGAGGGATCGCCCAAGTCGCGTCTGAAAACCACTACGCTATTCAGATTGCAACGGGGAAAGATGAGAAAGAACGTCTCAATGCGATTTCTCAGATGGTTTATGGCAAGCGTGTTGACGGTTTGATTTTCCTCTACGCTGAGGAAGAAGACCCTCTGGTCAAGCTAGTAGCTGATGAGCAGTTCCCTTTCCTCATTCTCGGAAAATCAACTTCACCCTTTATCCCTCTTGTTGATAATGACAATGTACAAGCTGGCTTTGATGCGACAGAGTATTTCATCAAAAAAGGATGCAAACGAATTGCCTTTGTCGGGGGTACAAAGCGACTCTTCGTAACGCAAGATCGTCTAACTGGCTATGAGTCCGCACTCAAACAACACCAACTTCCGATGGATACCAACTTAACCTACTTTGCGACCGAGTTTCTAGAAGAAAAAGGATATCAGTTCAGTGAACTTCTGTTCAATCACGATCCGCAGATTGACGCTATTATCACAACCGATAGTCTCCTTGCAGAAGGAGTTTGTGACTACATCAGTAAGCATCAGTTAACTGTTCCTGTCTTGAGTTTCGACTCTGTCAATCCTCGACTTGATCTTGTAGCTTATGTGGATATCAATAGTCTGGAACTTGGGCGCGTTTCCTTTGAAACCATTCTCCAGATTATCAACGATGCTAAAAACAATAAACAGATTTGTTACCGCCAGTTGATTGGACACAAAATTATCGAAAAATAA
- a CDS encoding carbohydrate ABC transporter permease: MENQQPSKAALLSVIPGLGQIYNKQKAKGFIFLGVTIVFVLYFLALAAPELHNLITLGDKPGRDNSLFMLIRGAFHLIFVVVYVLFYFSNIKDAHTIAKRINNGIPVPRTFKDMIKGIYENGFPYLLIIPSYVAMTFAIIFPVIVTLMIAFTNYDFQHLPPNKLLDWVGLTNFTNIWSLSTFRSAFGAVLSWTIIWALSASTLQIVIGIFTAIIANQPFIKGKRIFGVIFLLPWAVPAFITILTFSNMFNDSVGAINTQVLPILAKVLPFLDGALIPWKTDPTWTKIALIMMQGWLGFPYIYVLTLGILQSIPNDLYEAAYIDGANAWQKFRNITFPMILAVAAPTLISQYTFNFNNFSIMYLFNGGGPGSVGGGAGSTDILISWIYRLTTGTSPQYSMAAAVTLIISIIVISISMIAFKKLHAFDMEDV, encoded by the coding sequence ATGGAAAACCAACAACCTAGCAAAGCAGCCTTGCTTTCAGTGATTCCTGGGTTAGGACAGATTTACAATAAACAAAAGGCAAAAGGTTTTATCTTCCTTGGTGTAACTATCGTATTTGTTCTTTATTTCCTAGCACTTGCAGCCCCTGAATTGCACAATTTGATCACTCTTGGTGACAAGCCAGGTCGTGATAATTCCCTCTTTATGCTGATTCGTGGTGCCTTCCATTTAATCTTTGTAGTCGTTTATGTGCTCTTTTATTTCTCAAATATTAAAGATGCACATACAATCGCAAAACGTATTAACAATGGAATTCCTGTCCCACGTACTTTTAAAGACATGATCAAAGGTATTTATGAGAATGGTTTCCCTTACCTCTTGATCATCCCATCTTACGTCGCTATGACATTTGCGATTATCTTCCCAGTTATCGTAACCTTGATGATTGCCTTTACCAACTATGACTTCCAACACTTGCCACCAAACAAATTGTTGGACTGGGTTGGTTTGACTAACTTTACAAACATCTGGAGCTTAAGTACCTTCCGTTCAGCCTTCGGTGCGGTTCTTTCTTGGACCATCATCTGGGCCTTGTCTGCTTCTACTTTGCAGATTGTGATTGGTATCTTCACCGCTATCATTGCTAACCAACCATTTATCAAAGGAAAACGTATCTTTGGTGTTATTTTCCTTCTTCCTTGGGCTGTTCCAGCCTTCATCACTATCTTGACATTCTCAAACATGTTTAACGATAGTGTCGGAGCGATCAACACTCAAGTATTGCCTATCTTGGCTAAGGTTCTTCCTTTCCTTGACGGTGCTCTTATCCCTTGGAAAACAGACCCAACTTGGACCAAGATTGCCTTGATTATGATGCAAGGTTGGCTAGGATTCCCATACATCTACGTTTTGACTTTGGGTATCTTGCAGTCAATTCCTAACGACCTCTACGAAGCGGCTTATATCGATGGTGCCAATGCTTGGCAAAAATTCCGCAACATCACTTTCCCTATGATTTTGGCTGTTGCAGCACCAACATTGATCAGCCAATACACCTTCAACTTTAACAACTTCTCTATCATGTACCTCTTCAACGGCGGAGGTCCTGGTAGCGTTGGTGGTGGAGCCGGTTCAACTGATATCTTGATCTCATGGATTTATCGTTTGACAACAGGTACATCTCCTCAATACTCTATGGCGGCAGCTGTTACCTTGATCATCTCTATCATTGTCATCTCTATCTCTATGATCGCATTCAAGAAACTACACGCATTTGATATGGAGGACGTCTAA
- a CDS encoding YitT family protein, with translation MKQAKRIKRWRYYLRRFAYQIKILRVLQSISREKYDEKVSASLVYGFLSAVAVNFFFQPGHVYSSGATGLAQIISALSNHWFGFYIPISLTFYAINFPLMILAWYQIGHKFTIFTFITVSMSSLFIQIVPVVTLTEDPIINALFGGVVMGLGIGFALRNNISSGGTDIVSLTIRKKTGKNVGSISFLVNGTIMLIAGLTFGWKYALYSMITIFVSSRVTDAVFTKQKRMQAMIVTNNPDKVIAKIHKKLHRGATMIHDAEGTYNHERKAVLITVITRAEFNDFKHIMKQVDPTAFVSVSENVHILGRFVETDN, from the coding sequence ATGAAACAAGCAAAACGAATTAAGCGGTGGCGCTATTATCTGCGCCGCTTTGCTTATCAGATAAAAATCTTACGAGTTTTACAAAGTATCTCTCGGGAAAAATATGATGAGAAGGTATCAGCTTCTCTGGTTTATGGCTTTCTGTCAGCGGTAGCAGTCAATTTCTTTTTTCAACCAGGACACGTTTACTCCAGTGGCGCGACAGGTCTGGCACAGATTATCTCTGCCTTGAGTAATCACTGGTTTGGTTTTTATATTCCGATATCGCTAACCTTTTATGCTATCAATTTTCCGTTGATGATTTTGGCTTGGTATCAGATTGGGCATAAGTTTACAATCTTTACCTTTATCACAGTATCCATGAGTTCCCTCTTTATCCAGATTGTACCAGTTGTGACCTTGACAGAGGATCCCATTATCAATGCCCTTTTTGGGGGTGTTGTCATGGGCTTGGGGATTGGTTTTGCACTCCGTAACAATATTTCTAGCGGAGGTACAGATATCGTCAGTCTGACCATTCGTAAGAAGACAGGTAAGAATGTCGGTAGCATTTCTTTCCTGGTAAATGGAACCATCATGCTGATAGCAGGTCTAACCTTTGGTTGGAAATACGCCCTCTACTCTATGATTACCATCTTTGTATCGAGCCGTGTGACAGATGCGGTCTTTACCAAGCAAAAACGCATGCAGGCCATGATTGTGACCAATAACCCTGATAAGGTAATCGCAAAAATCCATAAAAAATTGCACCGCGGAGCAACCATGATCCACGATGCAGAAGGAACCTATAATCATGAGAGAAAAGCAGTCTTGATTACGGTTATCACACGAGCAGAGTTTAATGATTTTAAACACATCATGAAACAGGTCGATCCGACAGCCTTTGTCTCTGTATCCGAAAATGTCCACATCCTAGGACGATTTGTAGAAACAGACAATTAG
- a CDS encoding CPBP family intramembrane glutamic endopeptidase — MKILKNIGWYSLTFLSFIMIYSFIQGVGVAAMKLGAPDYVFVPIYVLLAGIFTFVTYRWYKTGTVTIEKTALNKYIWLPALVWALVIVAENFLPNDPSVNQQLVEELTHNQPLFSFFMVVVFAPLTEELTFRGMLARYVFPQQDNVKQTALFLLVSSIIFALVHFPGTPQQFLVYASLGFSLGLAYISKGGLAYSIALHALNNLIAFLMIVML; from the coding sequence ATGAAAATACTTAAAAATATTGGCTGGTATAGTCTTACTTTCTTATCCTTTATTATGATTTATAGTTTTATTCAGGGTGTAGGTGTGGCAGCGATGAAGTTGGGAGCACCTGACTACGTTTTTGTCCCGATATATGTCTTATTGGCAGGAATTTTTACCTTTGTTACCTACAGGTGGTATAAGACAGGAACCGTTACGATTGAAAAAACAGCCCTCAACAAATACATCTGGTTGCCTGCCTTGGTATGGGCCCTTGTCATTGTTGCAGAAAACTTTTTACCAAATGATCCGTCAGTCAATCAACAGTTGGTAGAAGAATTGACTCATAATCAACCTCTCTTCTCTTTCTTTATGGTGGTGGTCTTTGCGCCACTTACAGAAGAGTTAACCTTTAGAGGTATGCTGGCTCGCTATGTCTTCCCTCAACAGGATAATGTCAAGCAGACAGCTCTCTTTCTTCTTGTAAGTAGTATCATTTTTGCTCTTGTTCATTTCCCTGGCACTCCACAACAATTCCTAGTTTATGCTTCACTTGGCTTTAGCTTGGGATTGGCTTATATCAGCAAAGGTGGTCTAGCTTATAGTATAGCCCTACATGCTTTGAATAATTTAATCGCATTTTTAATGATAGTCATGCTATAA
- the aspS gene encoding aspartate--tRNA ligase has product MKRSMYAGRVREEHIGQEMTLKGWVGRRRDLGGLIFIDLRDREGIMQLVINPEKVSAEVMATAESLRSEFVIEVTGQVAAREQANDKLPTGTVELNVTALTVLNTAKTTPFEIKDGIEANDDTRLRYRYLDLRRPEMLENLKLRAKVTHSIRNYLDELEFIDVETPFLSKSTPEGARDYLVPSRVNKGHFYALPQSPQITKQLLMNAGFDRYYQIVKCFRDEDLRGDRQPEFTQVDLETSFLTEQEIQDITEGLIARVMKETKGIEVTLPFPRMKYDDAMALYGSDKPDTRFDMLLQDLTEVVKGVDFKVFSEAPAVKAIVVKGAADNYSRKDIDKMTEVAKQYGAKGLAWVKVVDGELNGPVAKFLTGIQAELTAALGLEDKDLVLFVADTLEVANATLGALRGRIAKELGLIDNDKFNFLWVVDWPMFEWSEEEGRYMSAHHPFTLPQEETAHELEGDLAKVRAIAYDIVLNGYELGGGSLRINQKDLQERMFKALGFSAEEANDQFGFLLEAMDYGFPPHGGLAIGLDRFVMLLAGEENIREVIAFPKNNKATDPMTQAPSTVALKQLEELSLQVEEDETSKTN; this is encoded by the coding sequence ATGAAACGTAGTATGTATGCTGGTCGTGTTCGTGAGGAACACATCGGACAAGAAATGACCTTGAAAGGATGGGTTGGTCGTCGTCGTGACCTAGGTGGTTTGATCTTTATCGACCTTCGTGACCGTGAAGGAATTATGCAGTTGGTTATCAACCCTGAAAAAGTATCTGCAGAGGTCATGGCAACAGCTGAAAGTCTTCGTAGCGAATTTGTCATCGAGGTGACTGGTCAGGTTGCTGCTCGTGAACAGGCAAATGATAAATTACCGACTGGTACGGTTGAGTTGAACGTGACAGCTCTGACAGTGCTTAATACAGCCAAAACAACGCCATTTGAGATTAAAGATGGGATTGAGGCCAACGACGACACACGTTTGCGTTACCGTTACCTTGACCTTCGTCGTCCAGAAATGCTAGAAAACCTTAAGCTTCGTGCCAAGGTGACCCACTCTATCCGTAATTACTTGGATGAGTTGGAATTTATCGATGTGGAGACGCCATTCCTTTCGAAATCAACGCCAGAAGGGGCGCGTGACTATTTGGTGCCATCTCGTGTCAATAAAGGGCATTTCTACGCTCTTCCTCAAAGTCCACAGATTACCAAGCAACTTTTGATGAATGCTGGTTTTGATCGTTACTACCAAATCGTCAAATGTTTCCGTGATGAGGACTTGCGTGGTGACCGTCAGCCTGAGTTTACCCAGGTCGACTTGGAAACATCATTCCTTACGGAGCAAGAGATCCAAGATATCACAGAAGGCTTGATTGCGCGCGTGATGAAAGAAACAAAAGGCATCGAAGTAACTCTTCCATTTCCTCGTATGAAGTATGATGACGCGATGGCTCTTTACGGTTCTGACAAACCTGATACTCGTTTTGATATGTTGCTTCAGGACTTGACAGAAGTGGTCAAGGGTGTTGATTTTAAAGTCTTCTCAGAAGCACCTGCTGTTAAAGCCATTGTGGTCAAAGGAGCTGCGGATAACTACTCACGTAAAGACATTGACAAGATGACTGAAGTAGCTAAACAGTACGGTGCTAAAGGTCTTGCTTGGGTCAAGGTTGTGGATGGAGAATTAAATGGACCAGTTGCCAAGTTCTTGACTGGTATCCAAGCAGAATTGACTGCAGCACTTGGTCTTGAAGATAAGGACTTGGTTCTCTTTGTGGCGGATACGCTTGAGGTAGCCAATGCAACACTTGGTGCCCTTCGTGGACGTATTGCCAAAGAGCTTGGCTTGATTGATAACGATAAATTCAATTTCCTTTGGGTAGTTGATTGGCCAATGTTTGAATGGTCTGAAGAAGAAGGTCGCTACATGAGCGCCCACCATCCATTTACTCTTCCACAGGAAGAAACAGCTCACGAATTAGAAGGTGATTTGGCTAAGGTTCGTGCCATTGCTTACGATATCGTCTTGAATGGTTATGAGCTTGGTGGTGGCAGTCTTCGTATCAACCAAAAAGACCTTCAAGAACGCATGTTTAAGGCTCTTGGTTTCTCAGCTGAAGAAGCAAATGACCAGTTTGGCTTCCTTCTTGAAGCTATGGACTATGGTTTCCCACCACACGGTGGTTTGGCTATCGGGCTTGACCGTTTTGTGATGCTCTTAGCAGGAGAAGAAAATATCCGTGAAGTCATTGCCTTTCCTAAGAACAATAAGGCAACCGACCCAATGACTCAAGCTCCATCAACAGTCGCTCTCAAACAACTAGAGGAACTCAGCTTACAAGTAGAAGAAGATGAAACAAGCAAAACGAATTAA
- a CDS encoding ASCH domain-containing protein, protein MKALLSIKPEFVEEIIEGRKKFEYRKKVFKRPDVSSIVVYATKPYGKVVGEFEIETILEENIDKLWNDTKHLSGISEEFFYEYFKDRDSGFAIQIKMFKEYKKHLDLSEFDSTIKAAPQSFCYIGRY, encoded by the coding sequence ATGAAAGCTTTATTATCGATTAAGCCAGAGTTTGTAGAAGAGATTATAGAAGGGAGAAAAAAGTTCGAGTATCGGAAAAAGGTTTTTAAGCGTCCAGATGTTTCTTCAATCGTAGTTTATGCAACGAAGCCATACGGTAAAGTAGTTGGAGAATTTGAAATCGAAACTATTTTAGAAGAGAATATTGATAAATTATGGAATGATACCAAGCATCTATCTGGTATTTCTGAGGAATTTTTCTATGAGTACTTTAAAGATAGGGATAGTGGTTTTGCTATTCAGATTAAAATGTTTAAAGAGTACAAAAAACATCTTGATTTATCAGAATTTGATTCCACAATAAAAGCGGCGCCTCAATCTTTTTGTTATATAGGGAGGTATTAG
- a CDS encoding sugar ABC transporter permease — translation MNNSIKLKRRLTQTLTYLYLIGLSIVIIYPLLITIMSAFKTGNVVAFKLDANVDFSFANFQGLFTETLYGTWYLNTLIIALITMAVQTSIIVLAGYAYSRYNFLARKQSLVFFLIIQMVPTMAALTAFFVMALMLNALNHSWFLIFLYVGGGIPMNAWLMKGYFDTVPMSLDESAKLDGAGHFRRFWQIVLPLVRPMVAVQALWAFMGPFGDYILSSFLLREKEYFTVAVGLQTFVSNVKNLKIAYFSAGAILIALPICILFFFLQKNFVSGLTSGGDKG, via the coding sequence ATGAATAACTCAATCAAACTCAAACGTAGACTGACTCAAACCCTCACTTACCTCTACTTGATTGGTCTTTCAATCGTGATTATCTATCCACTTTTGATTACTATTATGTCAGCCTTCAAGACTGGTAACGTCGTAGCTTTTAAACTAGATGCTAACGTCGACTTTAGCTTTGCCAACTTCCAAGGGCTCTTCACTGAAACCTTGTACGGCACTTGGTACCTCAACACTTTGATTATCGCCTTGATTACCATGGCTGTTCAAACAAGTATCATCGTACTTGCTGGTTATGCCTACAGCCGTTACAACTTCTTGGCTCGTAAACAAAGTTTGGTCTTCTTCTTGATCATCCAAATGGTGCCAACTATGGCCGCTTTGACAGCCTTCTTCGTTATGGCCCTTATGTTGAATGCCCTTAACCATAGCTGGTTCCTCATCTTCCTATATGTCGGTGGTGGTATCCCAATGAACGCTTGGTTGATGAAAGGCTACTTCGACACAGTACCGATGTCTCTTGATGAATCAGCAAAGCTAGATGGTGCAGGACACTTCCGTCGCTTCTGGCAAATTGTTCTCCCTCTTGTTCGGCCAATGGTTGCAGTACAAGCGCTCTGGGCCTTCATGGGACCTTTCGGAGACTATATCCTCTCTAGTTTCTTGCTTCGTGAGAAAGAATACTTTACAGTTGCCGTTGGTCTACAGACCTTTGTCAGCAATGTGAAAAACTTGAAGATTGCCTACTTCTCAGCAGGTGCTATCCTCATCGCCCTTCCAATCTGTATTCTCTTCTTCTTCCTACAAAAGAACTTTGTTTCAGGACTTACAAGTGGTGGCGACAAGGGATAA